The stretch of DNA CGACAACAATATTCCGAAGAACAGCATAATCTGATGAGCACTATTGATCAGATCAATACGAAATATGGATCAGATACAACACATTTTGCTGCTACGGGTATCGAACAACCCTGGCAGATGAAGCAAGAACATCTTTCTCCAAAATATACGACCTCATGGAATGATATCCTCGAAGCAAAATGCTAATCAATAAATTACGCAGTTGCTTACTACTCCGAATCAGGTTTTCTTATATGTTGGATTAACCCTTTAATCTAAGAATACTACCCAATGTCACTCTTATTAATTGCTCCTGACCGCGACATGTCGGACTGGGAGCAAGCACTCCAAAAAAGCGATCCCAATCTGGATATTGAAATTTGGCCGGATGTTGAAGATCCAAAACGCGTACAATTTGCCGTTTGCTGGAATCACCCCAAGAATGTACTCAATCAATATCCTAACCTGCAGGCAGTATCTTCACTCGGGGCGGGTGTCGATCACCTATTAGCTGATGAGGAACTCCCAGAATCTACTGATATTTGTCGGGTTGTCTCACCTTCGTTAGTTCAACAGATGAAGGAATATGTGCTGGCAGCAGTCTTAAACATCCAGCGTAATATTGTCCATTATATTCATCAAAATGAGCAAGGGAGGTGGCAGCCTCATAACCATCAACTCTCGGGGGAGGTAAAGGTAGGCATAATGGGACTCGGGGAACTGGGCCGACCGGTGGCACAACAGCTGGCTAATATAGGATATCATGTGTCGGGATGGTCTCGCTCAACCAAAGACGTAGAAAACATTACCACTTATGCCGGAACCGAGGAGTTTGAAACTTTTCTCCACAATACCCAAATGCTTGTCTGTCTGCTTCCGCTCACTCAAGAAACGGAAGGGGTTTTAAATCTCGAAACATTCAAAGCTCTAAACAATCCCGCATGGATTATCAACGTAGGCCGGGGTGAACATCTAATAGACGAAGACCTGATTTATGCACTGGACAGTGATATACTGCAAGGCGCTTGGCTGGACGTATTTTCAGAGGAACCACTACCTGATAAGCATGCATTCTGGAATCGGCCAAACATTATCATTACCCCCCATATTGCTAGTATTACACAACCTTCTGGAAGTGCAGATCAGATTGTTGAAAATTATAAACGGGCATTGTCCGGAATGGAATTAAACTACAAAGTAGATCGAAATAAAGGATACTAATCTCTAATCAAAAAGATGATAAGCAACAAGTAAAAAAACTCATTTTTTAGCTATTAACCGAAATCGGTGTAATCCATCCAAAAGGATCTTCTGCCTTACCCCACTGTATATCTGTAATTTGGTCATGTAACTTTTGGCCAACAGGTCCGCGCTGCTCAAAATCAAAGCGTACCGACTGGCCATCGTGATGGATTTCTTCCACAGGAGCAATGACGGCTGCTGTACCTGCGCCAAAAGCTTCATCCAATGTTCCATTGGCGCCCGCTTCCATAACTTCATCAATCGTCAGGCGACGTTCTTTAACCGGCAGTCCCCAGTGCTTGGCCAACTGAATGACCGAAGCACGTGTAATGCCCGGTAAAATAGTACCACTCAGCTCCGGCGTTACCAGTACACCATCAATCACAAAAAAGATGTTCATCGTCCCCACTTCTTCAACAAATTTGTGCTCACAAGCATCAAGCCACAGCACTTGGTCAAACCCCTTCTCTTCGGCCTCTTGCGCGGGATACAAACTGGCGGCATAATTACCGGCTGTCTTCGCAGCTCCTACACCACCCTTAACAGCTCGTGCATATTTTTGAGATGTCGTAAGCTTAACCGGCCTGTTATAGTACGAACCCACCGGAGTTGTAATAATAAAAAATCGATAGCTGTCAGAAACGCGTGCAGAAATAATGGGGTCAAACGCACAGACAAAGGGACGAATATACAAGGTATTTCCTTCTTTCTGAGGAACCCACTGATGGTCAAGTTTAATAAGCTTAGTTATACCGTCGATAAATACATCCTCAGATACGGGCGGTATACACATTCGTTTACATGACCGAACAAGCCGCTGATGATTTTTCTCCGGCCGAAACAGATTAACAGTATTCTCATCTGCATAATAAGCTTTCATTCCCTCAAACACTGATTGTCCGTAATGCAGCGTATTGAGCGCCGGCGTCACCTCAATTGTCCCAAAGGGTTTAATTGAAGGTTTCTGCCACTGCCCTTCCCGATATTCAACCTCCAGCATGTGATCTGAAAAACGTTCGCCAAACCCGGGGTCATCAAGATTTACATTCTCTACTCTTGTGGATGATACTTTGGTAATATTAAATGTATTGTCGGTACTCATAATCACTGTTTATTAAAGATATGGATATCCATTTCGAAAACTTTCAAG from Fodinibius salinus encodes:
- a CDS encoding 2-hydroxyacid dehydrogenase, with the protein product MSLLLIAPDRDMSDWEQALQKSDPNLDIEIWPDVEDPKRVQFAVCWNHPKNVLNQYPNLQAVSSLGAGVDHLLADEELPESTDICRVVSPSLVQQMKEYVLAAVLNIQRNIVHYIHQNEQGRWQPHNHQLSGEVKVGIMGLGELGRPVAQQLANIGYHVSGWSRSTKDVENITTYAGTEEFETFLHNTQMLVCLLPLTQETEGVLNLETFKALNNPAWIINVGRGEHLIDEDLIYALDSDILQGAWLDVFSEEPLPDKHAFWNRPNIIITPHIASITQPSGSADQIVENYKRALSGMELNYKVDRNKGY
- a CDS encoding branched-chain amino acid aminotransferase, which produces MSTDNTFNITKVSSTRVENVNLDDPGFGERFSDHMLEVEYREGQWQKPSIKPFGTIEVTPALNTLHYGQSVFEGMKAYYADENTVNLFRPEKNHQRLVRSCKRMCIPPVSEDVFIDGITKLIKLDHQWVPQKEGNTLYIRPFVCAFDPIISARVSDSYRFFIITTPVGSYYNRPVKLTTSQKYARAVKGGVGAAKTAGNYAASLYPAQEAEEKGFDQVLWLDACEHKFVEEVGTMNIFFVIDGVLVTPELSGTILPGITRASVIQLAKHWGLPVKERRLTIDEVMEAGANGTLDEAFGAGTAAVIAPVEEIHHDGQSVRFDFEQRGPVGQKLHDQITDIQWGKAEDPFGWITPISVNS